A single region of the Stutzerimonas stutzeri genome encodes:
- a CDS encoding ketosteroid isomerase-related protein: MSLDDNKRLVRQHIELTWNRGHMALAEQLHSKDFLYKSSFVGHPLASPAFAAMVSEIRSAMPDLEVVIEECIAEGDKVVTWSTLIGTIEKPAFGYPPSDKVLSISAMAFWTLTPAQQIREICTIFDMESFRAQLGLATRPFAEKALP, encoded by the coding sequence ATGTCATTGGACGACAACAAGCGGCTGGTCCGTCAACACATCGAACTGACTTGGAACCGCGGCCACATGGCGCTGGCCGAGCAGCTGCACAGCAAGGACTTCCTCTACAAGAGCTCCTTCGTCGGCCACCCGTTGGCCAGCCCCGCGTTCGCCGCGATGGTCAGCGAGATCCGCAGCGCCATGCCCGATCTCGAGGTGGTCATCGAGGAGTGCATTGCCGAGGGCGACAAGGTGGTCACCTGGAGCACCCTGATTGGCACCATCGAAAAACCGGCGTTCGGCTACCCGCCCAGCGACAAGGTGCTGAGCATCTCCGCGATGGCCTTCTGGACCCTGACGCCTGCGCAGCAGATTCGCGAAATCTGCACCATATTCGACATGGAAAGCTTCCGCGCTCAGCTCGGCTTGGCGACGCGTCCCTTTGCGGAAAAAGCGCTGCCCTGA
- a CDS encoding outer membrane beta-barrel protein: MNKLHTLAIATTLSVFAVSAQAADNFAGLTWGKSTINTDRSGSLKQNMPGANRFDDTIKNSGTWGIRAGQMTDEARYYATYENVSDNYGSSLKLRQQNLIGSYDMFLPVGDTTRLFGGASAGLTKLENESSGYSRDSDIGYLVGLQAGVLQDLGNNASIEAGYRYLRSNAGTEVSERGVGKVGSIDLHSTKQAYLGVNYKF; the protein is encoded by the coding sequence ATGAACAAGCTGCACACCCTGGCCATCGCCACGACCCTCAGCGTCTTCGCCGTCAGCGCCCAAGCCGCGGACAACTTCGCCGGCCTCACCTGGGGCAAGAGCACCATCAACACTGACCGTTCCGGCAGCCTGAAGCAGAACATGCCGGGGGCCAACCGTTTCGATGACACCATCAAGAACAGCGGCACCTGGGGCATCCGTGCCGGTCAGATGACCGACGAGGCACGCTACTATGCGACCTACGAAAACGTCTCCGACAACTACGGCAGTTCACTCAAGCTGCGCCAGCAAAATCTGATCGGCAGCTACGACATGTTCCTGCCGGTGGGTGATACCACTCGCCTGTTCGGCGGCGCCAGTGCCGGTCTGACCAAGCTCGAGAACGAGTCCAGCGGTTATAGCCGCGACAGCGACATCGGTTATCTGGTCGGTTTGCAGGCGGGCGTTCTGCAAGACCTCGGCAACAATGCGTCGATCGAAGCGGGCTACCGCTATCTGCGCAGCAACGCGGGTACCGAAGTGTCCGAGCGCGGCGTTGGCAAGGTCGGCTCGATCGACCTGCACAGCACCAAGCAGGCCTACCTGGGCGTGAACTACAAGTTCTGA
- a CDS encoding response regulator: MKVLVVEDEALLRHHLLTRLSESGHVVDAVANAEEALYQTREFNHDLAVVDLGLPGISGLDLIRQLRSNGERFPILILTARGNWQDKVEGLAAGADDYVVKPFQFEELEARLNALLRRSSGFTQASIEAGPLKLDLNRKQALVDDEPLPLTAFEYRILEYLMRHQQQVVAKERLMEQLYPDDNERDANIIEVLVGRLRRKLEAHGGLKPIDTVRGLGYLFTERCR, encoded by the coding sequence ATGAAAGTACTGGTGGTGGAAGACGAGGCGCTGCTGCGCCACCACCTCCTGACCCGCCTGAGCGAAAGCGGGCACGTGGTCGACGCGGTGGCGAATGCCGAAGAGGCGCTGTACCAGACCCGTGAGTTCAATCATGACCTGGCGGTGGTCGACCTCGGCCTGCCGGGCATCTCCGGCCTGGACCTGATTCGCCAGCTGCGCAGCAATGGCGAGCGCTTCCCCATTCTCATCCTCACCGCACGCGGCAACTGGCAGGACAAGGTCGAAGGGCTGGCCGCCGGCGCCGACGACTATGTGGTCAAACCCTTCCAGTTCGAGGAGCTGGAGGCGCGGCTCAACGCGTTGCTGCGACGCTCGTCCGGCTTTACCCAGGCGAGTATCGAGGCCGGCCCGCTCAAGCTCGACCTCAACCGCAAGCAGGCGCTGGTCGATGACGAGCCGCTGCCGCTGACCGCCTTCGAGTACCGCATCCTCGAATACCTGATGCGCCATCAGCAGCAGGTGGTGGCCAAGGAACGCCTGATGGAGCAGCTTTACCCGGACGACAACGAACGCGACGCCAACATCATTGAAGTGCTGGTCGGCCGGCTGCGGCGCAAGCTGGAGGCCCACGGCGGGCTGAAACCCATCGATACCGTTCGCGGCCTGGGTTACCTGTTCACCGAGCGCTGTCGATGA
- a CDS encoding SDR family oxidoreductase has translation MRISLKPLHEQVIVITGASSGIGLATARLAIEQGARVVLVARNEEALIDIERELNAGSRVLHVMADVGERAQLERVASETIARFGGFDTWINNAGSSVWGRFDEVSDEDHYQVMQTNFWGTHYGSSIAVKHLRDKGGALINIGSVESANALPFHSSYSTSKHAIKAMTDVLRVELQKSRTPVSVTLVRPSSTDTQFMDHSKNYLPSAPVFPPPVYAPEVVARAILHAAEHPQRDVYIGNAKLLSRLAQNAPRLADWVNRTFVYDTIKSGRPDRHPHGALHASDVGRAGDGSVSGNYPGLVLTRSLYTRATQHPVATTAAVAVGAAALVALLGRRGH, from the coding sequence ATGCGCATTTCCCTGAAACCCTTGCATGAACAAGTCATCGTCATCACTGGCGCCTCCAGCGGAATCGGCCTGGCGACCGCCCGCCTTGCCATCGAGCAAGGCGCACGCGTGGTGTTGGTGGCACGCAACGAAGAAGCCCTGATCGACATCGAGCGCGAACTCAATGCCGGTAGTCGCGTGCTCCACGTCATGGCCGACGTCGGCGAACGCGCGCAGCTGGAACGCGTGGCCAGCGAGACGATTGCCCGCTTCGGCGGCTTCGACACCTGGATCAACAACGCCGGCAGCTCGGTCTGGGGCCGCTTCGACGAGGTCAGCGACGAGGACCACTACCAGGTCATGCAGACCAACTTCTGGGGCACCCACTACGGCTCGTCCATCGCGGTGAAGCACCTGCGAGACAAAGGCGGGGCTCTGATCAACATCGGCAGTGTCGAGTCAGCCAATGCCCTGCCCTTCCATAGCAGCTACAGCACCAGCAAGCATGCGATCAAGGCCATGACCGACGTGCTGCGCGTCGAGCTGCAGAAATCGCGCACACCGGTATCGGTGACCCTGGTGCGCCCCTCCTCGACCGATACCCAGTTCATGGACCATTCCAAGAACTACCTGCCCAGCGCGCCGGTGTTTCCGCCACCGGTCTATGCACCCGAGGTCGTCGCCCGCGCGATCCTCCATGCTGCCGAGCATCCGCAGCGCGACGTCTATATCGGCAATGCCAAGTTGCTCTCGCGGCTCGCGCAAAACGCACCGCGCCTGGCGGACTGGGTGAACCGCACCTTTGTCTACGACACCATCAAGAGCGGCCGCCCGGACCGGCACCCGCACGGCGCGCTTCATGCCAGCGACGTCGGCCGTGCAGGCGACGGCAGCGTCAGCGGCAATTACCCCGGCCTGGTGCTGACACGCAGCCTTTACACCCGCGCCACGCAGCACCCCGTCGCGACTACCGCCGCCGTGGCCGTGGGCGCCGCAGCGCTGGTCGCCCTGCTGGGACGTCGCGGGCACTAA
- a CDS encoding ATP-binding protein gives MSRRGHSGWIRAKASRNENSSLRLRLMLGAACLAIVFMLALLPVLQAAFSLAFERVIEDRLAADANTLITASRIEDGRLIMPERLPDEEFDLPDAKLLGYIFDPQGKRLWQSRSAEDESIDYHPRLNGHITEFRRVRDAEGIEYFVYDVELRLTNDEQQAFSFVTMQPTSEYRSLFDEFRQQLYPWLGGGLLVLLALLWLGLTWGFRSLKRLSHELDQAEAGRRDRLSDQHPRELLRLTRSLNRLLDGERRQREQYRNSLGDLAHSLKTPLTVLQSVGEVISTQPHNREQARVMRDQIERMSQQIGYQLQRASLGQSGLVRHRVALQPLLDRLCSTLDKVYQDKRVQVALDLPADATVPLEQGALMELLGNLLENAYRLCLHQVRVSLQQGNGYLTLSVEDDGPGVPVDQRARILRRGERLDAQHPGQGIGLAVVKDILDSYRGELRLEDSALGGAAFRLCLPLD, from the coding sequence ATGAGCCGGCGCGGGCATAGCGGATGGATTCGGGCAAAAGCGTCTCGCAACGAGAACTCGTCGTTGCGCCTGCGGCTGATGCTCGGCGCGGCCTGCCTCGCCATTGTGTTCATGCTCGCCCTGCTGCCCGTGCTGCAGGCCGCCTTCAGCCTCGCATTCGAGCGGGTCATCGAAGATCGCCTCGCTGCCGACGCCAACACGCTGATTACCGCATCGCGTATCGAAGACGGGCGGCTGATCATGCCGGAGCGGCTACCGGATGAAGAATTCGACCTGCCCGATGCCAAGCTGCTCGGCTACATCTTCGACCCGCAGGGTAAACGGCTCTGGCAGTCCCGCTCGGCCGAAGACGAAAGCATCGATTATCACCCGCGTCTGAACGGCCACATCACCGAGTTCCGGCGGGTCCGCGACGCTGAGGGCATCGAGTACTTCGTCTACGACGTCGAGCTGCGCCTGACCAATGACGAACAGCAGGCCTTCAGCTTCGTCACCATGCAACCCACCAGTGAATACCGCAGCCTCTTCGACGAATTCCGCCAGCAGCTCTATCCCTGGCTAGGCGGCGGCCTGCTGGTCTTGCTGGCGCTGCTGTGGCTGGGCCTGACCTGGGGCTTTCGCTCGCTCAAGCGGCTCAGCCACGAACTGGATCAGGCCGAGGCCGGACGGCGGGATCGCCTCAGCGACCAACACCCGCGCGAACTGCTGCGCCTGACCCGCTCGCTGAACCGGTTGCTTGACGGTGAGCGCCGCCAGCGCGAGCAGTACCGCAACTCCCTCGGCGATCTGGCGCACAGCCTGAAAACACCACTGACGGTGCTGCAGAGCGTTGGCGAGGTGATCAGCACCCAACCGCACAATCGCGAGCAGGCCCGTGTCATGCGGGACCAGATCGAGCGCATGAGCCAACAGATCGGCTATCAGTTGCAACGCGCCAGCCTGGGTCAGAGCGGTCTGGTGCGCCATCGAGTGGCACTGCAACCGTTGCTGGATCGCCTGTGCAGCACGCTGGACAAGGTCTACCAGGACAAGCGCGTGCAGGTCGCGCTTGACCTCCCGGCGGACGCCACCGTGCCGCTGGAGCAGGGCGCGCTGATGGAGCTGCTCGGCAACCTGTTGGAAAACGCCTATCGGCTCTGCCTGCATCAGGTACGCGTCAGCCTTCAGCAGGGCAACGGCTATCTGACCTTGAGCGTGGAAGACGACGGCCCAGGCGTGCCGGTCGACCAACGTGCGCGCATTCTGCGTCGCGGCGAACGGCTGGACGCCCAGCACCCGGGTCAGGGCATCGGCCTGGCCGTGGTTAAAGACATACTCGACAGCTACCGCGGCGAGCTCAGGCTGGAAGACTCCGCGCTTGGTGGCGCGGCGTTCCGACTGTGTCTGCCGCTCGACTGA